Proteins encoded within one genomic window of Amycolatopsis nigrescens CSC17Ta-90:
- a CDS encoding aromatic amino acid lyase, which produces MVRAVADGAPVEVSPELLASVAANRERVLEALLTARRPVYGVNTGMGRLAGTRLTEEQQSGHQARLLAGRAVGGPPWLPERDVRALLAVRLRDLLMPETGVSAEVVAYLVDRLNDGFCPAVPAGGLGSAGEIIPLSHAFQTLLGMGVVLEGGVETPAAEALAKRGVEPYVPGPKEGVALLQGSPMAVTHAVLRGAEALRAADLQLLCAAMAIDVLGAPRGGYRPALAGPDEVLAGVLGEVRELTDGGSERAELVQAPVSVRVGPQALAHTRRVLAELASAADAMLAAPTDSPAFVDGEFVSTAGFHAVALGLRMDSVTAALVHLGEIGVQRLHRLLDERFSGLPAQLAAEPGHAGLVPLHKRAAGELHALRRLAAPATLGSIDTSAGQEDVQAFAGAAGEQLRTAVEHLLAISACELIGYSQAHALRGLPGAPALRPAYRSVASLVPPVLADRPLAPDLRRLVAAVREGHLAYVEGRQGGLHGQGREGKG; this is translated from the coding sequence ATGGTGCGCGCGGTCGCGGACGGCGCGCCGGTCGAAGTGTCGCCGGAGCTGCTGGCGTCGGTGGCGGCGAACCGGGAGCGGGTCCTCGAAGCGCTGCTGACCGCGCGACGGCCGGTCTACGGGGTGAACACCGGGATGGGGCGGCTGGCCGGTACCCGGCTGACCGAGGAGCAGCAGTCGGGGCACCAGGCGCGGCTGCTCGCCGGGCGCGCGGTGGGCGGGCCGCCGTGGCTGCCGGAGCGGGACGTGCGCGCGCTGCTCGCGGTCCGGCTGCGGGACCTGCTGATGCCGGAGACCGGCGTCAGCGCGGAAGTGGTGGCTTATCTGGTGGACCGGCTGAACGACGGGTTCTGCCCGGCGGTGCCGGCCGGTGGGCTCGGTTCGGCCGGCGAGATCATCCCGCTGTCGCACGCTTTTCAGACCTTGCTGGGGATGGGGGTGGTGCTCGAAGGCGGGGTGGAGACGCCGGCGGCCGAGGCGCTCGCGAAGCGGGGCGTCGAGCCGTATGTGCCCGGGCCGAAGGAGGGCGTGGCCCTCTTGCAGGGCTCGCCGATGGCCGTCACGCATGCCGTGCTGCGCGGGGCGGAAGCGCTGCGGGCCGCGGATCTGCAGCTGCTCTGCGCCGCGATGGCGATCGACGTGCTGGGGGCGCCCAGGGGCGGCTACCGGCCGGCGCTGGCCGGTCCGGACGAGGTGCTGGCCGGCGTGCTCGGCGAGGTGCGTGAGCTGACTGACGGCGGTTCGGAGCGGGCCGAGCTGGTGCAGGCGCCGGTTTCGGTACGGGTAGGCCCGCAAGCGCTTGCGCACACCAGGCGCGTGCTCGCTGAGCTGGCTTCCGCCGCCGACGCGATGCTGGCCGCACCGACCGACTCGCCCGCGTTCGTCGACGGCGAGTTCGTGTCCACCGCCGGTTTCCACGCGGTCGCCCTCGGCCTGCGGATGGACTCGGTGACCGCCGCGCTGGTGCACCTCGGCGAGATCGGCGTGCAGCGCCTGCACCGGCTGCTGGACGAGCGGTTCAGCGGGCTGCCGGCCCAGCTCGCCGCCGAGCCGGGACACGCCGGGCTGGTGCCGTTGCACAAGCGCGCGGCCGGCGAGCTGCACGCGTTGCGCCGCCTTGCCGCTCCGGCGACCCTGGGCTCGATCGACACTTCCGCAGGTCAGGAGGATGTGCAAGCGTTTGCGGGCGCGGCCGGTGAGCAGCTCCGCACGGCCGTGGAGCACCTGCTGGCGATCAGCGCCTGCGAGCTCATCGGCTACTCCCAGGCGCACGCGCTGCGCGGCCTTCCCGGCGCTCCCGCTCTTCGCCCCGCTTATCGCTCGGTGGCTTCGCTCGTCCCTCCGGTCCTCGCCGACCGCCCCCTCGCTCCCGACCTCCGCCGCCTCGTCGCCGCAGTCCGTGAAGGCCACCTTGCCTACGTTGAAGGTAGGCAAGGTGGCCTTCACGGACAGGGACGTGAGGGGAAGGGCTAG
- a CDS encoding DUF2516 family protein, with translation MPLIAQWICIAIDWAGTLAGVFAFVHALTQRPDAYTVADRKTKPIWAAITGGSTVVLGFAGFYGTGQIFWLVAIIAVLVYLVDVRPKLIEVQRGGRSW, from the coding sequence GTGCCGCTCATCGCGCAGTGGATCTGCATCGCCATCGACTGGGCCGGGACGCTGGCTGGGGTCTTTGCGTTCGTGCATGCCCTCACGCAGCGTCCGGACGCCTACACCGTCGCCGACCGCAAGACCAAGCCGATCTGGGCGGCCATCACCGGTGGCAGCACCGTGGTGCTCGGTTTCGCCGGGTTCTACGGCACCGGCCAGATCTTCTGGCTGGTCGCCATCATCGCCGTGCTGGTCTACCTGGTGGACGTCCGGCCGAAGCTGATCGAGGTCCAGCGCGGCGGCCGGAGCTGGTAG
- a CDS encoding DedA family protein, which translates to MVAFELLDGLTGLLQAQLGSPWLWLLVFGIAGLDAVLPLMPSETTVVTVAVLIGADWPRLGLLVAVAGTGALAGDCLSHWIGRAAGPWMLTRLRSERDLRRYAWAQARVAEHAALLIVGARYLPGGRVASGLATGSLRFPWRRFLLLDAAGSAIWAVYSALIGYAGGAAFADEPVKGLLLAFALGLFLVAVLETARRLRSRRGSRDLPGKHSAPQRRTAHRGGRGRAGRSGADVSGLDGQQTGRAPCQGAVLGLRRRRRPDRAERRPRPSA; encoded by the coding sequence ATGGTGGCGTTCGAGCTGCTGGACGGCCTTACCGGACTACTACAGGCCCAGCTGGGCTCGCCCTGGCTGTGGCTGCTCGTCTTCGGCATCGCCGGGCTGGACGCGGTGCTGCCGCTGATGCCCAGCGAGACCACCGTGGTCACGGTGGCCGTGCTGATCGGGGCGGACTGGCCGCGGCTCGGCCTGCTGGTAGCGGTGGCCGGCACCGGCGCACTGGCCGGGGACTGCCTCAGCCACTGGATCGGCAGGGCGGCCGGGCCGTGGATGCTGACCAGGCTGCGCAGCGAACGCGACCTGCGGCGGTACGCCTGGGCCCAGGCCAGGGTGGCCGAGCACGCGGCACTGCTCATCGTGGGCGCCCGCTACCTGCCCGGCGGGCGGGTAGCCAGCGGCCTGGCCACCGGCAGCCTGCGCTTCCCGTGGCGGCGGTTCCTCCTGCTGGACGCGGCCGGCTCGGCGATCTGGGCGGTGTACAGCGCACTGATCGGATACGCGGGCGGAGCGGCCTTCGCGGACGAGCCGGTGAAGGGCCTGCTGCTGGCTTTCGCACTCGGATTGTTCCTAGTGGCCGTACTGGAGACGGCCCGGCGGTTACGCTCTCGGCGTGGATCACGCGACCTACCTGGAAAGCATTCAGCACCACAGCGACGGACTGCGCACCGCGGCGGTCGCGGCCGGGCCGGACGCTCCGGTGCCGACGTGTCCGGATTGGACGGTCAGCAGACTGGTCGGGCACCTTGCCAGGGTGCAGTCCTGGGTCTGCGCCGCCGTCGCCGACCCGACCGGGCTGAACGCCGACCCCGGCCGTCCGCCTAA
- a CDS encoding ABC transporter permease — MSIIDQTGDWLAEPNRWSWTDPAGIPYRTMEHLGFSVLALVIAAVLTIPLALWLAHYRRAAFLASSAVNIGRAIPSFGLIILFWFLASRWEFSTAFWPLLLALVALALPPLFTNTYAGVTSLEQDTVDAARGTGHTEAQIMLRIELPLALPVLLAGARVAFTQLVATVAIGAIVNDGGGLGRYIVDGFAQGATGYGEILAGGIAVIILALLCEGAFTLITRFAVPRGLTAQAHVRRGETLGL, encoded by the coding sequence ATGTCGATCATCGACCAGACCGGGGACTGGCTGGCCGAGCCGAACCGCTGGAGCTGGACCGACCCGGCCGGGATCCCCTACCGCACCATGGAACACCTTGGCTTTTCGGTGCTGGCGCTGGTGATCGCCGCGGTGCTCACCATTCCGCTCGCGCTGTGGCTGGCGCACTACCGGCGGGCCGCGTTCCTGGCCAGCAGCGCGGTGAACATCGGCAGGGCGATCCCGAGCTTCGGGCTGATCATCCTGTTCTGGTTCCTGGCCAGCCGGTGGGAGTTCAGCACCGCGTTCTGGCCGCTGCTGCTCGCGCTGGTCGCGCTCGCGCTGCCGCCGCTGTTCACCAACACCTACGCCGGGGTGACGTCGCTGGAGCAGGACACCGTGGACGCCGCGCGCGGCACCGGGCACACCGAGGCGCAGATCATGCTGCGGATCGAGCTTCCATTGGCGCTGCCGGTGCTGCTGGCCGGTGCGCGGGTCGCGTTCACCCAGCTGGTGGCCACCGTGGCGATCGGCGCGATCGTGAACGACGGCGGCGGACTCGGCCGCTACATCGTGGACGGTTTCGCCCAGGGCGCCACCGGCTACGGCGAGATCCTGGCCGGCGGGATCGCGGTGATCATCCTGGCGCTGCTCTGCGAAGGCGCCTTCACGCTCATCACCCGCTTCGCCGTACCTCGCGGCCTCACCGCCCAGGCCCACGTCCGCCGCGGCGAAACCCTCGGCCTCTAG
- the purU gene encoding formyltetrahydrofolate deformylase, translated as MPDRRYVITFGCPDRTGIVATIAGFLADAGGWIVEAAYHTDPDTGWFFTRQEVRADSLPFDVAGLRTRFAEVARSLSAESSWQVEDTGVRRRVVLLVSKEGHCLYDLLGRVAAGELDVDLRAVIGNHEPLGDITRAHGIPFHHLPFPAGDPAGKAAAFAELRALVDAHDPHAVVLARFMQVLPAELCAAWAGRALNIHHSFLPSFIGARPYHQAHARGVKLVGATCHYVTADLDAGPIIEQDVIRVDHGDSVPDMVRKGRDIEKVTLARGLRWHLENRVLVHGNRTVIL; from the coding sequence GTGCCTGATCGTCGTTACGTCATCACCTTCGGCTGCCCGGACCGCACCGGAATCGTGGCCACCATCGCCGGTTTCCTCGCCGACGCCGGCGGCTGGATCGTGGAGGCCGCCTACCACACCGACCCGGACACCGGCTGGTTCTTCACCCGCCAGGAGGTCCGGGCCGATTCGCTGCCCTTCGACGTGGCCGGGCTGCGCACCCGGTTCGCCGAGGTGGCCCGCTCGCTGAGCGCGGAGTCCAGCTGGCAGGTGGAGGACACCGGTGTGCGGCGGCGGGTGGTGCTGCTGGTCTCCAAGGAGGGCCACTGCCTCTACGACCTGCTCGGCCGGGTCGCCGCCGGTGAGCTCGACGTGGACCTGCGCGCGGTGATCGGCAACCACGAGCCGCTCGGCGACATCACCAGGGCGCACGGCATCCCGTTCCACCACCTGCCGTTCCCGGCCGGGGATCCTGCGGGCAAGGCGGCCGCGTTCGCCGAGCTGCGCGCGCTGGTGGACGCGCACGATCCGCACGCCGTGGTGCTGGCCAGGTTCATGCAGGTGCTACCCGCCGAGCTGTGCGCGGCATGGGCCGGGCGGGCGCTGAACATCCATCACAGCTTCCTGCCGTCGTTCATCGGCGCCCGGCCGTACCACCAGGCGCACGCGCGCGGGGTCAAGCTGGTCGGCGCGACCTGCCACTACGTGACCGCGGACCTGGACGCCGGGCCGATCATCGAGCAGGACGTGATCCGGGTGGACCACGGCGACTCGGTGCCGGACATGGTGCGCAAGGGCCGCGACATCGAGAAGGTGACGCTGGCCCGCGGGCTGCGCTGGCACCTGGAGAACCGGGTGCTGGTACACGGCAACCGCACCGTCATCCTCTGA
- a CDS encoding glycine betaine ABC transporter substrate-binding protein, which produces MRWTRNLRVAAAIAAVTLGLAACGGDEQPAAQGKGGAPIVIGSFNFTDSQILAEVYAHALEAKGYPVQRKLNLGSRELVYPSLKSGELQLIPEYQGAAIVTGFGGTAPKDAAGEHAQLAELLAPSGISLLEYAPAENKNTFIVKSDLAKEKGLAKISDLKKLDKVVLGGGPECEKRIPCFLGFKDVYQLNATFQAIQENGPRVEQLRSGGVTTITVDSVNPLVGDPQFTALEDDLGIVPTENIVPAVNKKVLDERGAEFSGTLNAVSKKLTTEELRELNKRVDSDGEAAADVAKDWLSAQGLG; this is translated from the coding sequence ATGCGCTGGACCCGGAACCTTCGCGTGGCCGCGGCAATCGCGGCCGTGACGCTCGGCCTCGCCGCCTGCGGCGGTGACGAGCAGCCCGCCGCGCAGGGCAAGGGCGGCGCGCCGATCGTGATCGGCTCGTTCAACTTCACCGACAGCCAGATACTGGCCGAGGTCTACGCGCACGCCTTGGAGGCGAAGGGTTACCCGGTGCAGCGCAAGCTCAACCTCGGCTCCCGCGAACTCGTCTACCCGTCGCTGAAGTCCGGTGAGCTGCAGCTCATCCCCGAGTACCAGGGCGCCGCGATCGTCACCGGGTTCGGCGGCACCGCGCCAAAGGACGCCGCCGGTGAGCACGCCCAGCTCGCCGAACTGCTCGCGCCGTCCGGGATCTCGCTGCTGGAGTACGCGCCGGCGGAGAACAAGAACACCTTCATCGTCAAGTCCGACCTGGCGAAGGAGAAGGGGCTGGCGAAGATCAGCGACCTGAAGAAGCTGGACAAGGTCGTGCTCGGCGGCGGCCCGGAGTGCGAGAAGCGGATTCCGTGCTTCCTCGGCTTCAAGGACGTCTACCAGCTCAACGCCACCTTCCAGGCCATCCAGGAGAACGGCCCGAGGGTGGAGCAGCTGCGCTCCGGCGGGGTCACCACGATCACCGTCGACTCGGTCAACCCGCTGGTCGGCGACCCGCAGTTCACCGCGCTGGAGGACGACCTCGGCATCGTGCCGACCGAGAACATCGTGCCCGCGGTCAACAAGAAGGTGCTCGACGAACGCGGCGCCGAGTTCTCCGGCACCTTGAACGCGGTCAGCAAGAAGCTCACCACCGAGGAGCTGCGCGAGCTGAACAAGCGGGTCGACTCGGACGGCGAGGCGGCCGCGGACGTCGCGAAGGACTGGCTTTCCGCGCAGGGCCTCGGCTGA
- a CDS encoding SRPBCC family protein: MAKVTATAERIIDAPVEKVRELVADYAEARPKILTEQFRDFRLDEGGTGEGTKAGWKLQATSKRVRDVAATVTEPQPGTLVETDANSSMVTTWTVRPSGEGSVVRVESSWDGAGGIGGFFEKTFAPAGLRRIYEGVLANLAKLA, translated from the coding sequence ATGGCAAAGGTCACGGCCACCGCGGAACGCATCATCGACGCGCCGGTGGAGAAGGTGCGCGAGCTGGTCGCCGACTACGCCGAGGCAAGGCCGAAGATCCTCACCGAGCAGTTCCGCGACTTCCGGCTCGACGAAGGCGGCACCGGCGAGGGCACCAAGGCGGGCTGGAAGCTGCAGGCCACCTCGAAGCGGGTGCGCGACGTGGCGGCCACCGTCACCGAGCCGCAGCCGGGCACCCTGGTGGAGACCGACGCCAACTCGAGCATGGTGACCACCTGGACGGTGCGTCCGTCCGGCGAAGGCAGCGTCGTGCGCGTGGAGAGCAGCTGGGACGGCGCGGGTGGCATCGGCGGGTTCTTCGAGAAGACCTTCGCCCCGGCCGGGCTTCGCCGGATCTACGAGGGTGTGCTGGCCAACCTCGCGAAGCTGGCGTAA
- a CDS encoding ornithine cyclodeaminase family protein produces MTSVWMRYLSGADIDSLGVTDADIVAAVEDVLADHGRGRVVFEPRTHLVPDNGGKGHFNVLRGHLSDKQVSGVKVVGDFVANFERGLPSEMALILLLDPDTGMPMAIVDGTMITDARTGAMTAVGAKYLARRDSRVLGHIGARGTAWWNVVLLDSIFDFAEIRVTSRRAESREPFARRLSEHLGKPVRAVDSAAEALDGADIMVEASRLTEPQPLVRKDYLRPGSFLVPYGTISALELDLLDAVDKVVVDDWRESRSGHSRFGALRPQLDAGLLTEQRVHAEIGDVVAGNRPGREHERERILFWHRGLSTTDLAVAHMILRRAEDADVGTMLPYR; encoded by the coding sequence ATGACCAGCGTTTGGATGCGGTACCTCTCCGGTGCCGACATCGACTCGCTTGGCGTGACCGACGCGGACATCGTGGCCGCGGTGGAGGACGTGCTGGCCGATCACGGCCGCGGCCGGGTCGTCTTCGAGCCGCGCACCCACCTGGTGCCGGACAACGGCGGCAAGGGCCACTTCAACGTGCTGCGGGGCCACCTGTCGGACAAGCAGGTCAGCGGCGTCAAGGTGGTCGGCGACTTCGTGGCCAACTTCGAACGCGGGCTGCCCAGCGAGATGGCGCTGATCCTGCTGCTCGACCCGGACACCGGGATGCCGATGGCGATCGTGGACGGCACCATGATCACCGACGCGCGCACCGGTGCGATGACCGCGGTCGGCGCCAAGTACCTGGCGCGCCGGGATTCGCGGGTGCTCGGGCACATCGGCGCCAGGGGCACCGCATGGTGGAACGTGGTGCTGCTGGACTCGATCTTCGACTTCGCCGAGATCAGGGTGACCAGCAGGCGGGCCGAGTCGCGGGAGCCGTTCGCGCGGCGGCTGTCCGAGCACCTCGGCAAGCCGGTGCGCGCGGTGGACAGTGCGGCCGAGGCGCTGGACGGCGCCGACATCATGGTCGAGGCGTCCCGGCTCACCGAGCCGCAACCGCTGGTGCGCAAGGATTATCTGCGGCCCGGCTCGTTTCTGGTGCCCTACGGCACGATCAGCGCGCTGGAGCTGGACCTGCTGGACGCGGTGGACAAGGTCGTGGTGGACGACTGGCGCGAGTCCCGCTCCGGGCATTCGCGGTTCGGCGCGCTGCGGCCGCAGCTGGACGCCGGGCTGCTCACCGAGCAGCGGGTGCACGCCGAGATCGGGGACGTGGTGGCCGGCAACCGTCCCGGCCGGGAGCACGAGCGCGAGCGGATCCTGTTCTGGCACCGCGGACTGTCCACAACGGACTTGGCGGTGGCGCACATGATCCTGCGCCGGGCGGAGGACGCGGACGTCGGCACGATGCTGCCGTACCGGTGA
- a CDS encoding ABC transporter permease: MAQGGRPIFEWRWVERNADNIIARLGEHVSLTAVALGAGLVLSIGLSMLSLRWRWFYPMALGAAGALYVIPSLGAYALLVPFFGLSFTSAVIPLATYTVLILVRNIVTGIQQVPGEVREAAIGMGFTRGRLLLQVELPLALPVVIAGLRVAAVTTIGLVTVTSMLGMGGLGFFIRQGIQTSTPNPTAIIVGIVLSILLAVLVDLLLWLSERALAPWARKARS; the protein is encoded by the coding sequence ATGGCCCAAGGCGGCAGGCCGATCTTCGAGTGGCGCTGGGTGGAACGCAACGCGGACAACATCATCGCCAGGCTCGGTGAGCACGTGTCACTCACCGCGGTCGCGCTCGGCGCCGGGCTGGTGCTGTCCATCGGGCTGTCCATGCTTTCGCTGCGCTGGCGGTGGTTCTACCCGATGGCCCTCGGCGCGGCCGGCGCGCTCTACGTGATCCCCAGCCTCGGCGCGTACGCCTTGCTGGTCCCGTTCTTCGGGCTGTCCTTCACCAGCGCGGTCATTCCACTTGCGACATACACGGTGCTGATCCTGGTGCGCAACATAGTCACCGGCATCCAGCAGGTGCCAGGCGAAGTGCGCGAAGCCGCGATCGGGATGGGGTTCACCAGGGGCAGGCTGCTGCTGCAGGTGGAGCTGCCGCTGGCGCTGCCGGTGGTGATCGCCGGGCTGCGGGTGGCCGCGGTGACCACCATCGGGCTGGTCACCGTGACCTCCATGCTGGGCATGGGCGGGCTGGGCTTCTTCATCCGGCAGGGCATCCAGACCAGCACCCCGAACCCGACCGCGATCATCGTCGGCATCGTGCTGTCCATCCTGCTCGCGGTGCTGGTCGACCTGCTGCTCTGGCTCAGCGAACGCGCGCTCGCCCCGTGGGCAAGGAAGGCGAGGTCCTGA
- a CDS encoding NADP-dependent oxidoreductase codes for MSAPTATKATEVRLAARPHGKPTPADFSIVDTDLPVPADGQVLVRNLVISVDPYMRGRMSDAKSYAEPYQVGKVMHGGAIGEVVESTVDSLKPGDVVLHGLGWRTHAVVDAAQAVKVDPDAAPITAYLGVLGMTGLTAYAGLLDVAEFKPGDTVFVSGAAGAVGSEVGQLAKLKGAKRVIGSAGSAEKVRWLTEELGFDAAFNYKDGPIAEQLRAAAPDGIDVYFDNVGGEHLEAAIDSLNLHGRIAVCGMISLYNATEPAPAPRNLTQIIAKRFTMRGLLVTDHFARQQDFLAEVAPLVREGKLKYSETVVDGIRNAPQAFLDLLDGANTGKMLVRVGD; via the coding sequence GTGAGCGCACCAACAGCGACGAAGGCGACCGAGGTCCGGCTGGCGGCCAGGCCGCACGGCAAGCCGACGCCGGCCGATTTTTCCATTGTGGACACCGACCTGCCGGTGCCGGCCGACGGGCAGGTGCTGGTGCGCAACCTGGTGATCAGCGTGGACCCGTACATGCGCGGCCGGATGAGCGACGCCAAGTCCTACGCCGAGCCGTACCAGGTGGGCAAGGTCATGCACGGCGGCGCGATCGGCGAGGTAGTCGAGTCCACAGTGGACTCTCTGAAGCCGGGTGATGTGGTGCTGCACGGCCTCGGTTGGCGCACGCACGCGGTGGTGGACGCCGCGCAGGCGGTGAAGGTGGACCCCGACGCCGCGCCGATCACCGCCTACCTCGGGGTGCTCGGCATGACCGGGCTCACCGCGTACGCCGGACTGCTGGACGTGGCCGAGTTCAAGCCGGGCGACACCGTGTTCGTCTCCGGCGCGGCCGGCGCCGTCGGCTCCGAAGTGGGCCAGCTGGCCAAGCTCAAGGGCGCCAAGCGGGTGATCGGCAGCGCCGGCTCCGCGGAGAAGGTGCGCTGGCTCACCGAGGAGCTCGGCTTCGACGCGGCCTTCAACTACAAGGACGGCCCGATTGCCGAGCAGCTGCGCGCCGCCGCGCCGGACGGCATCGACGTCTACTTCGACAACGTCGGCGGCGAGCACCTGGAAGCCGCCATCGATTCGCTCAACCTGCACGGCCGGATCGCGGTCTGCGGGATGATCTCGCTGTACAACGCGACCGAGCCGGCCCCGGCGCCGCGCAACCTGACCCAGATCATCGCGAAGCGGTTCACCATGCGCGGGCTGCTGGTCACCGATCACTTCGCCCGGCAGCAGGACTTCCTGGCCGAGGTCGCGCCGCTGGTCCGCGAAGGCAAGCTGAAGTACTCGGAGACCGTGGTCGACGGCATCCGGAACGCGCCACAGGCGTTCCTCGACCTGCTCGACGGCGCCAACACCGGCAAAATGCTCGTCCGCGTCGGCGATTAG
- a CDS encoding pyridoxamine 5'-phosphate oxidase family protein, with protein MGIEGMQVVRTEAELREVRKEPPKGAWDKDIARIDGHARTLIEHSPFLLLATSGPDGSCDVSPRGEPPGGVLILDESTLAIPDRPGNRRLDSLRNILHNPQVGLLFVVPGMNETLRVNGTATIVRDAPFFDRMAVKGKRPQLALVVQVTELYLHCAKAFLRSGLWQPETWPDRDELPSAGRIIKDQMNLKVPAKVLDAGLNLDSKHNQY; from the coding sequence ATGGGGATCGAGGGAATGCAAGTCGTGCGGACCGAGGCGGAGCTGCGCGAAGTACGCAAGGAACCGCCGAAAGGCGCCTGGGACAAGGACATCGCTCGGATCGACGGGCACGCCCGCACCCTGATCGAGCACTCGCCGTTCCTGCTGCTGGCCACCTCCGGGCCGGACGGCAGCTGCGACGTGTCCCCGCGCGGGGAGCCGCCGGGCGGGGTGCTGATCCTGGACGAGAGCACGCTGGCCATTCCGGACCGGCCCGGCAACCGGCGGCTGGACAGCCTGCGCAACATCCTGCACAACCCGCAGGTCGGGCTGCTGTTCGTGGTGCCGGGGATGAACGAGACCCTGCGGGTGAACGGCACCGCCACGATCGTGCGCGACGCGCCGTTCTTCGACCGGATGGCGGTCAAGGGAAAACGGCCTCAGCTCGCGCTGGTGGTCCAGGTGACCGAGCTGTACCTGCACTGCGCCAAGGCATTCCTGCGGTCCGGACTGTGGCAGCCGGAAACCTGGCCGGATCGCGACGAGCTGCCGTCGGCCGGCCGGATCATCAAGGACCAGATGAACCTCAAGGTCCCGGCGAAGGTACTCGACGCCGGCCTGAACCTGGATTCCAAGCACAACCAGTACTGA
- a CDS encoding YbaK/EbsC family protein, with the protein MSIWTIAGTLTVEPAAQRTDLLAEPVAKALAALGRDDLGDEVGVAAIDPELADTAEFCAAYSSPLTASANCVVVAGKRAGELRYAAALVLATTRADVNGAIKRRLDVRKASFAPMAEAVELTGMEYGGITPVGLPADWPLLVDKAVADSPELIIGSGIRGSKLLVTGSLLAALPGAEVIEDLARPAG; encoded by the coding sequence GTGAGCATCTGGACCATTGCCGGCACGCTGACCGTCGAGCCCGCCGCCCAGCGCACCGACCTGCTGGCCGAACCCGTGGCCAAGGCGCTGGCCGCGCTCGGCCGGGATGACCTTGGCGACGAGGTGGGCGTCGCAGCTATCGACCCCGAACTGGCCGACACCGCGGAATTCTGCGCCGCGTACTCCTCGCCGCTGACCGCCTCCGCGAACTGCGTGGTGGTGGCCGGCAAGCGCGCCGGCGAGTTGCGTTACGCGGCCGCGCTGGTGCTCGCCACCACCCGCGCCGACGTGAACGGTGCGATCAAGCGTCGGCTGGACGTGCGCAAGGCGTCCTTCGCGCCGATGGCCGAGGCCGTCGAGCTGACCGGGATGGAGTACGGCGGGATCACCCCGGTCGGGCTGCCGGCGGACTGGCCGCTGCTGGTGGACAAGGCCGTGGCGGACTCGCCCGAGCTGATCATCGGCAGCGGGATCCGTGGCAGCAAACTGCTGGTCACCGGGTCGCTGCTGGCCGCGCTGCCCGGCGCCGAAGTGATCGAGGACCTGGCAAGGCCGGCCGGATGA
- a CDS encoding DUF2505 domain-containing protein → MASRIEHRAEFSHGIAAVFAAQSGEAALRARLELLGGKHAGLPEHTLTSSGAHYKLVQGIGAEQLPQAVRTLHKGDLIVHREQTWTASGGGYTGTAKATVAGVPGEINARTELTERDGQTVLRTSGEVKVRIPLVGGKLESVIAEQVTKLLEHEAEFTAKWLADGN, encoded by the coding sequence ATGGCATCCCGTATCGAGCACCGTGCGGAGTTCTCCCACGGCATCGCCGCGGTGTTCGCGGCCCAGTCCGGAGAGGCCGCGCTCCGGGCCAGGCTCGAGCTGCTCGGCGGCAAGCACGCCGGGCTGCCCGAACACACCCTGACCTCCAGCGGCGCGCACTACAAACTGGTCCAGGGCATCGGCGCCGAGCAGCTCCCGCAGGCCGTGCGCACCCTGCACAAGGGCGACCTGATCGTGCACCGCGAGCAGACCTGGACCGCGTCGGGCGGGGGCTACACCGGCACTGCCAAGGCCACCGTCGCCGGGGTGCCCGGTGAGATCAACGCCCGCACCGAGCTGACCGAGCGCGACGGCCAGACCGTGCTGCGCACCAGCGGCGAGGTGAAGGTCCGGATCCCGCTGGTCGGCGGCAAGCTGGAGAGCGTGATCGCCGAACAGGTGACCAAACTGCTGGAGCACGAGGCCGAATTCACCGCGAAGTGGCTGGCCGACGGGAACTGA